From the genome of Populus trichocarpa isolate Nisqually-1 chromosome 15, P.trichocarpa_v4.1, whole genome shotgun sequence, one region includes:
- the LOC18105706 gene encoding uncharacterized protein LOC18105706, which translates to MDQENRKKRTRDELGVSSSESPEVKLARVDSEANSPLLEPDRDELVEVREDLLSIFDDSDEPVVQGLESVIKSFEEEIHVGVPVPDMSSDSGGSQTDLGYLLEASDDELGLPPTFAVGEEKDTAAVAVLPAEEEGPGAVGFVEMLRFEDEIPSYDSFEFGLVGNTEGNHNYCDNNGDFVALGGLFDYSDENSVPADISGLLWQPELSAL; encoded by the coding sequence ATGGATcaagaaaacagaaagaaacGAACCCGGGATGAGTTGGGCGTCTCGAGTTCCGAATCTCCCGAGGTTAAACTAGCTCGGGTTGACTCGGAGGCTAACTCGCCCCTTCTGGAACCTGACCGAGATGAACTGGTTGAGGTACGTGAAGATTTGCTCAGCATCTTTGATGATTCGGATGAGCCAGTCGTTCAGGGGCTGGAATCGGTTATAAAAAGTTTTGAAGAGGAGATTCACGTAGGGGTTCCGGTGCCGGATATGTCGTCAGATTCTGGTGGTTCCCAAACGGACCTTGGTTACCTCCTAGAGGCCTCGGATGACGAGCTTGGCTTGCCGCCGACGTTTGCTGTTGGCGAGGAGAAAGACACCGCCGCTGTCGCCGTTTTGCCAGCGGAGGAGGAGGGACCTGGAGCTGTTGGTTTTGTTGAGATGCTACGGTTTGAGGATGAGATACCGAGTTATGACTCATTTGAGTTTGGGCTCGTTGGTAACACGGAaggaaatcataattattgtgATAATAACGGAGATTTTGTGGCGTTAGGTGGGTTGTTTGATTATTCGGACGAGAACTCGGTACCGGCCGATATTTCGGGATTGCTGTGGCAGCCCGAGTTATCGGCTTTGtga